From a single Fusobacterium ulcerans ATCC 49185 genomic region:
- a CDS encoding YhdH/YhfP family quinone oxidoreductase: protein MNFKALRIYEENGTFIRKIVERDINELPEGEVLIKVKYSSLNYKDALSCIGNRGVTREYPHTPGIDAAGIVEDSKVSEFIKGEEVFITGYDLGMNTDGGFGEYVRVPANWVVKKPANLSLKEAMIYGTAGFTSALSVFELIKEVSPEDGDVLVIGAGGGVGSHSVKFLTKLGYNVTAVVNDEKGIKYAKELGASACILRDEIDDKSGKPMLKQKWAGVIDTVGGNPLSTALRSLKYAGVVTTCGNIAGGDIPAANVYPFILRGVKLIGIDSVQCPMKKRKEVWDTLAEKWKGENLEKGIKEVSLEEISDSVDKMLAQQLIGRIILKHK, encoded by the coding sequence ATGAATTTTAAAGCTTTAAGAATTTATGAAGAAAATGGTACTTTTATAAGAAAAATCGTTGAAAGAGATATTAATGAACTTCCTGAAGGAGAAGTTTTAATTAAGGTTAAATATTCATCACTTAACTATAAAGATGCACTATCTTGTATAGGAAACAGAGGAGTAACCAGAGAATATCCTCATACTCCTGGAATAGATGCTGCTGGTATTGTAGAAGATTCTAAAGTTTCTGAATTTATCAAAGGAGAAGAAGTTTTCATCACAGGATATGATTTAGGTATGAATACTGATGGTGGATTTGGAGAATATGTCAGAGTTCCAGCAAACTGGGTGGTAAAAAAACCTGCTAATCTTTCTTTAAAAGAAGCGATGATATATGGGACAGCTGGATTCACTTCTGCTCTATCTGTTTTTGAATTAATAAAAGAAGTATCTCCTGAAGATGGAGATGTTCTTGTAATTGGTGCTGGTGGCGGTGTAGGAAGCCACTCTGTAAAATTTCTTACTAAACTTGGTTATAATGTAACTGCTGTAGTAAATGATGAAAAAGGTATTAAATATGCAAAAGAACTTGGTGCTTCTGCTTGTATATTAAGAGATGAAATAGATGATAAATCTGGCAAACCTATGCTGAAACAAAAATGGGCTGGAGTAATTGATACAGTAGGAGGAAATCCTCTTTCTACTGCTCTAAGATCATTAAAATATGCTGGAGTAGTTACTACATGCGGAAATATAGCTGGTGGAGATATCCCTGCTGCTAATGTTTATCCTTTTATTTTAAGAGGTGTAAAGCTTATAGGAATAGATTCTGTTCAATGTCCTATGAAAAAAAGAAAAGAAGTATGGGATACTCTTGCAGAAAAATGGAAGGGTGAAAATCTGGAAAAAGGTATTAAAGAAGTAAGTCTTGAGGAAATATCTGATTCGGTAGATAAAATGCTAGCTCAACAACTTATAGGAAGAATTATTCTTAAGCATAAATAG
- a CDS encoding MarR family winged helix-turn-helix transcriptional regulator encodes MKTVKVVGMISNIREKSAQFINSQLREKGVEGLINSHGTILSILYDNNGKITMNEIGKIVGKKKSTLTDLIRKLVELGYITRGKSEKDSRVVEITLTEKGWEFKSLFEEISNNLLKKTYKDFTEEEKEILIFLLDKIRKNYQN; translated from the coding sequence GTGAAAACTGTCAAGGTAGTAGGAATGATATCTAATATAAGGGAAAAAAGTGCGCAGTTCATTAATAGTCAATTGAGAGAAAAAGGAGTGGAAGGACTTATAAATAGTCATGGAACTATTCTTTCTATATTGTATGATAATAATGGAAAAATAACCATGAATGAAATAGGCAAAATAGTTGGAAAGAAAAAATCTACACTTACAGATTTAATAAGAAAACTTGTGGAACTTGGGTATATTACAAGAGGGAAAAGTGAAAAAGATTCGAGGGTTGTTGAAATAACTCTTACAGAAAAAGGTTGGGAATTTAAATCTTTGTTTGAAGAGATAAGTAACAATCTTTTAAAAAAGACATACAAAGATTTTACTGAGGAAGAAAAAGAAATTCTTATATTTTTGTTGGATAAAATAAGAAAAAACTACCAAAATTAA
- a CDS encoding HutD family protein, with the protein MVEIIKSSNFKESRWSGGITTQLYIYPKDGDYQKRNFKFRISIATTELMESTFTKLEGVKRIISILEGKMELSHKNRYDITLMPYEIDRFIGDWDTTSKGKVKDFNLMLKDCDGDFLHKEINGSEKINLGEEEVIFFVYCIYGKVKISEKTLLENELAVGTGKNITISGNNSKIFYGYVTK; encoded by the coding sequence ATGGTCGAAATCATAAAAAGTTCTAATTTCAAAGAAAGCAGGTGGAGTGGAGGAATAACTACACAACTGTATATCTATCCCAAAGATGGAGATTATCAAAAAAGAAATTTTAAATTCAGAATAAGTATAGCAACCACAGAACTTATGGAATCTACATTTACAAAACTGGAAGGAGTAAAAAGAATTATCTCTATACTTGAAGGAAAAATGGAACTGTCTCATAAAAACAGATATGACATTACATTGATGCCCTATGAAATAGATAGATTTATTGGAGATTGGGATACTACTTCTAAAGGTAAAGTAAAAGATTTCAATCTTATGCTTAAAGATTGTGATGGCGATTTTCTACACAAAGAAATAAATGGCAGTGAAAAAATTAATCTTGGAGAAGAGGAAGTAATATTTTTTGTTTACTGTATTTATGGAAAAGTTAAAATATCTGAAAAAACTCTATTGGAAAATGAATTAGCTGTTGGAACTGGAAAAAATATAACTATCTCTGGGAATAACAGCAAAATATTCTATGGTTATGTAACTAAGTAA
- the thyA gene encoding thymidylate synthase, with protein MAKFDKIYKEIVETIDKKGIWSEGNVRTKYADGTPAHYKSYIGYQFRLDNSTDEAHLITTRFAPNKAPIRELYWIWVMQSNDVDELNKLKCKFWDEWKMKDGTIGKAYGYQIAKQTFGYKSQLDYVIGELKKNPNSRRIMTEIWVPEDLDKMALTPCVHLTQWSVIGNKLYLEVRQRSCDVALGLVANVFQYSILHKLVAMECNLEPAEIIWNIHNVHIYDRHMPELLEQIKRPSIDGATVRIENFKSIYDFKPDDVVVENYQYGDKISYEVAI; from the coding sequence ATGGCTAAATTTGATAAAATATACAAAGAAATTGTTGAAACTATAGATAAAAAAGGAATATGGAGTGAAGGAAATGTCAGAACAAAATATGCTGATGGAACTCCTGCTCATTACAAAAGCTATATAGGATATCAATTCAGGCTTGATAATTCTACTGATGAAGCACATCTTATCACTACCAGGTTTGCTCCAAACAAAGCTCCTATCAGAGAACTTTACTGGATATGGGTAATGCAGTCTAATGATGTAGATGAATTAAATAAATTAAAATGTAAATTCTGGGATGAATGGAAAATGAAAGATGGCACTATAGGAAAAGCCTATGGATACCAAATAGCAAAACAAACATTTGGATATAAAAGTCAGCTTGATTATGTTATAGGAGAATTGAAAAAAAATCCTAACAGCCGTAGAATAATGACAGAGATATGGGTGCCAGAAGATCTCGACAAAATGGCTCTTACTCCTTGTGTACATCTTACTCAATGGAGTGTTATTGGAAATAAACTTTACTTAGAGGTAAGACAAAGAAGCTGTGATGTAGCACTTGGACTTGTAGCTAATGTGTTTCAATATTCTATACTCCACAAGTTAGTGGCTATGGAATGCAATCTGGAACCTGCTGAAATTATATGGAATATTCATAACGTACATATTTATGACAGACACATGCCTGAACTTTTAGAGCAGATAAAAAGACCTTCAATTGATGGAGCAACTGTAAGAATTGAAAACTTTAAATCTATCTATGATTTTAAACCTGATGATGTAGTTGTTGAAAACTATCAATATGGAGATAAAATTTCTTATGAGGTGGCAATATAA
- the hutG gene encoding formimidoylglutamase has product MKDLWNGRLDSYEEIDLRLWQVIQEITEAQEAGGVCFIGYDTDDGVVRNLGRKGAEGGSNAIRKAIQSFPQLKGLKVYDYRNLEKKNVEEAQKEYSEKIADVLKSGIFPIGLGGGHDIAYGSYLGVRKANPDKKIGIINFDAHLDMRPYDKGRTSGTSFKEIMDNDKDAQYAIVGFQKMGNTERLIKTAESFNVLILEEECSEESTIEALKDFIKKVDIVYVTFCMDVFDASSAPGVSAPVVMGLEPKKGKRLLRFIMETGKVVCVDFAEVNPVYDIDNMTAKLAGCLIYEVMEHIKK; this is encoded by the coding sequence ATGAAAGACTTATGGAATGGGAGATTAGATAGTTATGAGGAAATAGATCTCAGACTCTGGCAGGTAATACAAGAGATAACTGAAGCTCAGGAAGCTGGCGGGGTATGTTTTATAGGATATGATACAGATGATGGAGTAGTGAGAAACCTAGGAAGAAAAGGTGCAGAAGGTGGTTCAAATGCTATCAGAAAAGCTATTCAATCTTTTCCACAACTAAAGGGACTAAAAGTATATGACTATAGAAATCTGGAAAAGAAAAATGTAGAAGAAGCTCAGAAAGAATATTCTGAAAAAATAGCAGATGTCCTCAAATCAGGAATTTTCCCTATTGGATTAGGAGGAGGACATGATATAGCTTATGGATCGTATTTGGGAGTAAGAAAAGCTAATCCTGACAAAAAAATAGGAATAATAAATTTTGATGCTCACTTAGATATGAGACCATATGATAAAGGAAGAACTTCTGGCACTTCATTCAAAGAAATAATGGACAATGATAAAGACGCACAATATGCAATAGTAGGATTTCAAAAAATGGGGAATACAGAGAGACTTATAAAAACTGCTGAATCCTTTAATGTATTGATTTTAGAAGAGGAATGTTCTGAAGAATCAACTATTGAAGCATTAAAAGATTTTATAAAAAAAGTAGATATTGTCTATGTAACTTTCTGTATGGATGTATTTGATGCAAGTTCAGCTCCTGGAGTATCTGCTCCTGTTGTAATGGGATTGGAGCCTAAAAAAGGAAAAAGATTGTTGAGGTTCATTATGGAAACTGGAAAAGTAGTGTGTGTAGATTTTGCAGAGGTAAATCCTGTGTATGATATAGATAATATGACTGCAAAACTTGCTGGATGCCTAATCTATGAAGTAATGGAGCATATAAAAAAATAA
- a CDS encoding sulfite exporter TauE/SafE family protein produces the protein MPVIFLLVSFFSSLVGSICGIGGGVIIKPVLDATGTMSVTAISFLSGCTVLSMSVISVAKAMKNSTVKINTKITTWLALGSVLGGMTGKVMFQAVKEVLQNENRTGAVQSIVMIFITLGTLIYTAKKNDIKTHNFENKILCFIIGVILGIFSSFLGIGGGPINLVILIFFFSMTTKEAAINSIYIILFSQIASLAHTIFARKTPDVSVLYLGLMVLGGVCGGMAGSMVNKKISEEKVDKLFMGLMLVIVFINIYNAYVFMK, from the coding sequence ATGCCAGTTATTTTTTTGTTAGTCAGTTTTTTTTCTTCTCTTGTAGGGTCAATATGTGGTATAGGTGGGGGAGTAATAATTAAACCTGTTCTTGATGCAACAGGGACTATGAGTGTAACAGCTATAAGTTTTTTATCAGGATGTACAGTTCTTTCTATGTCTGTTATTTCTGTAGCTAAAGCAATGAAAAATAGTACTGTAAAGATAAATACAAAGATTACTACTTGGCTTGCATTAGGAAGTGTATTGGGAGGAATGACAGGAAAAGTTATGTTTCAAGCTGTAAAAGAGGTTCTTCAAAATGAGAACAGGACAGGAGCAGTTCAATCAATTGTTATGATATTTATAACATTGGGAACTTTAATATATACAGCTAAGAAAAATGATATAAAAACACATAATTTTGAAAATAAGATTCTATGCTTTATTATAGGAGTTATTCTAGGGATATTTTCATCATTTCTAGGAATTGGAGGAGGACCTATCAATCTTGTAATATTGATTTTCTTCTTTTCAATGACTACTAAGGAAGCAGCTATTAATTCTATATACATAATACTATTTTCACAAATAGCAAGTCTGGCACATACTATATTTGCAAGAAAAACTCCAGATGTAAGTGTTCTTTATCTTGGACTTATGGTGTTGGGAGGAGTATGTGGAGGAATGGCAGGAAGCATGGTTAATAAAAAGATATCTGAAGAAAAAGTGGATAAACTTTTTATGGGACTTATGCTGGTTATAGTATTCATAAATATTTACAATGCATATGTTTTTATGAAATAG
- a CDS encoding VOC family protein, which yields MIKEIAGFAYDCKNADALADFYVNLLGWEKILSGNGWAGLRSPQGWIFAFQEVEEYIPPVWPWEKGKQQQMAHIDFLVENLEEGVSHAVKCGAKISEIQYFETSTVLFDPEGHPFCLSTIKQ from the coding sequence ATGATTAAAGAAATAGCAGGATTTGCCTATGATTGTAAAAATGCTGATGCATTAGCAGATTTTTATGTAAATTTGCTTGGTTGGGAGAAAATTCTTTCAGGAAATGGCTGGGCTGGGTTACGTTCACCTCAAGGATGGATTTTTGCTTTTCAGGAAGTTGAAGAATATATTCCACCAGTATGGCCATGGGAAAAAGGAAAGCAGCAGCAAATGGCACATATAGATTTTCTTGTTGAAAATTTAGAAGAGGGAGTTTCTCATGCTGTAAAGTGTGGTGCAAAAATATCAGAAATACAATATTTTGAAACATCAACAGTTTTATTTGACCCAGAGGGACATCCATTTTGTTTAAGTACAATAAAGCAGTAG
- a CDS encoding dihydrofolate reductase produces MNKPKLNMIVCVAENNLIGDRVPEGNGLLWHSIEELNYYKSKTIGNVVLFGENTAKYVPINLMKKNREVIVLTLDSKLEDIMEHYKDSGKDIFICGGYTIYKYYLDNYGLDEIYISKLKPHVKVAHAANPLYFPDVEKYGYKIVSETDYNDFTAAIYKK; encoded by the coding sequence ATGAATAAACCAAAATTAAACATGATAGTATGTGTGGCAGAAAATAATTTAATAGGTGATAGAGTTCCAGAAGGAAATGGGCTTTTATGGCATTCTATAGAAGAATTAAATTATTATAAATCTAAAACTATTGGAAATGTAGTTTTATTTGGAGAAAATACAGCTAAATATGTTCCAATTAATTTAATGAAAAAAAATAGGGAGGTAATAGTCCTTACTCTTGATTCCAAACTTGAAGATATTATGGAACATTACAAAGATAGTGGAAAAGATATTTTTATATGTGGGGGATATACTATTTATAAGTATTATCTTGATAATTATGGATTGGATGAAATTTATATTTCTAAATTAAAACCTCATGTAAAGGTAGCTCATGCTGCTAATCCTCTTTATTTTCCTGATGTAGAAAAATATGGATATAAGATTGTATCTGAAACTGACTACAATGATTTTACTGCAGCAATATATAAAAAATAA